Genomic window (Insulibacter thermoxylanivorax):
TGCAAGCGTTCAAAGGCAGGTATGAAAGAGCTTGTATCTTGAATGTCGAATTGTTCGATAATCAGAGATGCAAGCTCTTGATCGGTAATCTTATCGATTAATCGAACGTCATCACCAACACCTAGAACATATACGATACCGCCGATTTCGATGACCTGCACGGACTTGTTGGGAGCTAACTGGATACCGCTCAGCACGCGGATGGAGCGGCCGCCAAACCAGGTTTGATTTTTCTTGGCGAGAAACCTCACCAGCATGTAGATCAAACCGATGATTACAATCAATATTAGAATCACTTTCAGCCAGCTCAACCAAAGGGAAACAGAATCCGTGCCTCTGCCGATGACCAGTTCCCCTTCATCGTCTGCTTCGGATAGAGCATAAGCAGTGATATGCATCGAACCCAAAGTGAGCACACCGATCACCAGTGAAAGCATCATCCTTCTCAGCCGTCTAAGTATGGGTGTTGCATGATCCGGCGAATGCTTGATCGCCTTGAATGGCTTAAACAGCTCCATGATCAGCCCAGCGTCTTCTTGATCGCTTCGATGACGCGGTCTGCTTGGAACGGTTTGACGATAAAATCTTTCGCGCCGGCTTGGATCGCATCGATAACCATCGCTTGCTGACCCATCGCAGAGCACATGATAACCTTTGCGTTGGGGTCGATTTTTCTAATCTCTTTCAGTGCGGTGATCCCATCCATCTCAGGCATCGTGATATCCATCGTCACTAGATCGGGAGACAGTTCCTTGTATTTCTCGATGGCTTGGAGACCGTCGCTGGCCTCACCGACAACTTCATAGCCGTTTTTGGTCAGGATGTCTTTGATCATCATCCGCATGAATGCTGCATCGTCAACTATTAATACTCTGTTCGCCATATGTGTCTTCCTCCTATGATTATTGAAGCTTAATGATTCGGTCACGCTGACTGATGATATCCGTCACCCGAACCCCGAAGTTTTCATCGATCACGACTACTTCGCCTTTGGCGATCAGCTTGTTGTTGACCAGGATGTCTACGGGTTCACCGGCCAGTTTATCCAGCTCGATAATCGAACCCTGGGACAATTCGAGAATCTCCTTGATCAATTTTTTGGTTCTCCCCAGCTCAACCGTTACCTTCAGCGGAATATCCAGCAGCAGATCAAGATTCGGTGTATCCGCGTGCACCGATGCCATCGGATTCAGATCGGCATATTGCACCGGCTGTACGTTAACGTTCCTCTGAATCCCTTGATGCGCACCGCTGTAAGACGGCTCTTGATAAGCTGGATTCGGCATGGCTTGCTGTTGATAAGATGGTTGATAGGGCTGCTGATTCGGCATCGGCTCATGTTGGACCGATGGCTGGCTGTCTAGTTGGTCTGGATTCGGTTTGTTCGGAACCGGATCAACCATTTGCGATCCTTCTGTAACTGGTGTCTTCTGTGCATGAGAAGTTTCCTTTGGCATTTGATCCTGAGAACCCCCACTCATTAAAGAATGCACCATTTCCTTTGCAAAATCCACTGGCAGCAACTGCATGATCGTAGAATCGATTAGATCACCGATGGTTAATCGGAAGGATACCTTGATGAACACCTGTTCATCAGGCAGACTGTCAGCCCCCTCTCCAGCAGGCAGATTCAATATATCAATCCCCGGAGGAGATATATTGACGAAGCGATTGAAGATTGTGGACATCGACGTCGCCGAGGAACCCATCATTTGATTCATGGCCTCTTGCACGGCACTAATATGTATATCGTTCAGCTCCTCATCCGGGTCGACTTCGCCGCTTCCGCCCAGCATGAGATCGGCGATCACCTTGGCATCTGCGGTTTTGATCACCAGAAGATTTATCCCTTGGAATCCTTCGACGAAGTTCACATGAACAGCAACGTATGGTTTTGGAAACTCTTCCAGCAGGTTCTCCTGCAGGACCACCGACACCTTGGGCGTGGTGATCTCCACTTTCTTCCCAAGAAGCGTGGACAAGGCCGTCGCTGCACTGCCGAAGGTGATATTCCCGATCTCTCCAAGGGCATCTTGCTCCATGGAGTCCAGATAATCGGAGACAGCACTAGATAATCCATTTCCGGACTCTTTGGACGCAGCCTCTAGATCGGGAACATCGGCCATCGCTTCATCTTCCGCCGCTCGCTTCAGCAGAGCATCGATCTCTTCTTGGGAAAGATAATCCTTATTATTCATCAAGATCCTCCTCTTCCGTTACAGTATCCACGATTTGGACGGCCATTTTGCCATTCACCGTTCCCGGGTTCGCTATATATTTGATTTTCTCGCCTACCCTCACATCGAGCCCTTCGTTCAGCTTCTTGTTCAGCTTGATCACATCACCAGCGGACATCTGCAGGAATTCATGCACCGTAATGGTGGAGGTGCCGAGTTCCACCGTAATCGGCAGTTCCGTCTTATAGACCCTCGATTCGAGAATCTCAACTTCCTCCGGAGC
Coding sequences:
- a CDS encoding FliO/MopB family protein, which translates into the protein MELFKPFKAIKHSPDHATPILRRLRRMMLSLVIGVLTLGSMHITAYALSEADDEGELVIGRGTDSVSLWLSWLKVILILIVIIGLIYMLVRFLAKKNQTWFGGRSIRVLSGIQLAPNKSVQVIEIGGIVYVLGVGDDVRLIDKITDQELASLIIEQFDIQDTSSFIPAFERLQRFINRRRSSDIASDLPNQQTFQQIFQDRLERVSGQSRQIDKIMSDIQQDEKERSER
- a CDS encoding response regulator, whose product is MANRVLIVDDAAFMRMMIKDILTKNGYEVVGEASDGLQAIEKYKELSPDLVTMDITMPEMDGITALKEIRKIDPNAKVIMCSAMGQQAMVIDAIQAGAKDFIVKPFQADRVIEAIKKTLG
- the fliY gene encoding flagellar motor switch phosphatase FliY → MNNKDYLSQEEIDALLKRAAEDEAMADVPDLEAASKESGNGLSSAVSDYLDSMEQDALGEIGNITFGSAATALSTLLGKKVEITTPKVSVVLQENLLEEFPKPYVAVHVNFVEGFQGINLLVIKTADAKVIADLMLGGSGEVDPDEELNDIHISAVQEAMNQMMGSSATSMSTIFNRFVNISPPGIDILNLPAGEGADSLPDEQVFIKVSFRLTIGDLIDSTIMQLLPVDFAKEMVHSLMSGGSQDQMPKETSHAQKTPVTEGSQMVDPVPNKPNPDQLDSQPSVQHEPMPNQQPYQPSYQQQAMPNPAYQEPSYSGAHQGIQRNVNVQPVQYADLNPMASVHADTPNLDLLLDIPLKVTVELGRTKKLIKEILELSQGSIIELDKLAGEPVDILVNNKLIAKGEVVVIDENFGVRVTDIISQRDRIIKLQ